From a region of the Agromyces ramosus genome:
- a CDS encoding ArsR/SmtB family transcription factor, which produces MGAAGAAPAACCGPLTRETITTADAEVFARRLKALADPVRLRLVSIVAASEGQEACVCDLTEPVGLSQPTVSHHLKILTEAGYLSRSKRGTWAYYRLVPGALEAVAAPLVSV; this is translated from the coding sequence GTGGGAGCCGCGGGCGCTGCTCCGGCTGCGTGCTGCGGGCCGCTCACCCGCGAGACCATCACCACGGCCGACGCCGAGGTCTTCGCGCGCCGGCTCAAGGCGCTCGCCGATCCGGTGCGTCTGCGGCTCGTGTCGATCGTCGCGGCGTCCGAGGGGCAGGAGGCGTGCGTGTGCGACCTCACCGAACCCGTCGGGCTCAGCCAGCCCACCGTGTCGCACCACCTGAAGATCCTCACCGAGGCGGGCTACCTCTCGCGCTCGAAGCGCGGCACCTGGGCCTACTATCGCCTCGTGCCCGGCGCCCTCGAGGCGGTCGCCGCCCCACTCGTCTCCGTCTGA
- a CDS encoding Gfo/Idh/MocA family protein, whose amino-acid sequence MSADSSARERVRLAVIGLGAISQSVHLPLIRRNADLVELTAVVDLSASRARQIAEASGTGVIAFDSIEAMIAAVAAGELRVDGAVLATSGSHAPDVARLIDAGIRVLAEKPLAFSVADIDALREVAAARKVDLADWVRVGYMKEHDPASAAAKSLLEGVEVRAVSVEVLHPADGAQLAFANLQAAPTDVPADLVSSLVAATDATVAAAIGPVPAPLPKLYTNVVLGSIVHDIGLLRHLVGGIGTVDRARHWGHEFPGSLSLGGHLAERTEVPWSIDWHFIPRYPQYRETVTFHHETGTIALTFAVPYVLNAPTVLTVIENAEPLGARRSETRWMQEEAFEQELRSFAALAAGHPEPGPSVDEGAADIVVGQRMLRTLADAIGSPIGASTEAGASEGRPVAVPPHHDHL is encoded by the coding sequence GTGAGCGCGGACTCGAGCGCTCGAGAGCGCGTCCGGCTCGCGGTCATCGGCCTCGGCGCGATCAGCCAGAGCGTGCACCTCCCGCTCATCCGTCGCAACGCCGACCTCGTCGAGCTCACGGCCGTCGTCGACCTCTCTGCTTCACGGGCACGCCAGATCGCCGAGGCATCCGGTACCGGCGTCATCGCCTTCGACTCGATCGAGGCGATGATCGCCGCTGTCGCCGCCGGCGAGCTCCGCGTCGACGGTGCCGTGCTCGCGACATCCGGTTCCCATGCGCCCGACGTCGCGCGGCTGATCGATGCGGGCATTCGCGTGCTCGCCGAGAAGCCGCTCGCCTTCTCGGTCGCAGACATCGACGCACTTCGCGAGGTCGCCGCCGCACGGAAGGTGGACCTCGCCGACTGGGTGCGCGTCGGGTACATGAAAGAGCACGACCCCGCGTCGGCCGCCGCGAAGTCGCTGCTCGAGGGCGTCGAGGTTCGAGCCGTGAGCGTCGAGGTGCTGCATCCGGCCGACGGTGCGCAACTCGCCTTCGCGAACCTCCAGGCGGCACCGACGGATGTCCCAGCCGACCTGGTCTCGAGTCTGGTCGCAGCGACCGACGCGACGGTCGCCGCGGCGATCGGGCCCGTACCCGCCCCGCTCCCGAAGCTGTACACGAACGTCGTGCTCGGATCGATCGTGCATGACATCGGACTGCTCAGGCATCTCGTCGGCGGCATCGGCACCGTCGACCGTGCCCGTCACTGGGGTCACGAGTTCCCCGGCTCGCTGAGCCTCGGCGGTCACCTCGCCGAGCGCACCGAGGTTCCGTGGTCGATCGACTGGCATTTCATCCCCCGGTATCCCCAATACCGCGAGACAGTGACCTTCCACCACGAAACGGGCACGATCGCCCTCACGTTCGCGGTGCCCTACGTGCTCAACGCTCCGACCGTGCTCACCGTCATCGAGAACGCCGAACCCCTCGGGGCGCGGCGGTCGGAGACGCGATGGATGCAGGAGGAGGCGTTCGAGCAGGAGCTCCGGTCGTTCGCGGCACTGGCCGCGGGGCATCCGGAGCCCGGCCCCTCAGTCGACGAGGGGGCCGCCGACATCGTCGTCGGGCAACGGATGCTGCGCACCCTCGCCGACGCGATCGGCTCACCGATCGGCGCATCGACGGAGGCCGGAGCCTCCGAAGGTCGACCGGTCGCCGTTCCACCGCACCACGATCACCTATAG
- a CDS encoding TIM barrel protein codes for MIRTANAPVSYGVFGLSRPDLVPLPDGEQLAAWVAEAGYEGIDLGPIGLFGDRVELPRLLERHGLALAGGWVDFPFAGTDEQFDRALAGYAPTLELFAAAGAIAPDRAPKPTLADSGSPERSASPGGAPELELDDARWATFAARVQRVADVTRAAGLEPTFHHHASTYVETPREIERFLADTDVGLTFDTGHLLVGGGDPVSDFPRWADRINHVHLKDADRSVLASARDSADPMRDIWERRVFVALGEGDLDVDRIVDTIVDSGYDGWIVVEQDVILQDADDVARARADQVANRERLRRWFA; via the coding sequence GTGATCCGAACTGCGAATGCGCCAGTGAGCTACGGCGTCTTCGGCCTGTCCCGTCCAGATCTCGTCCCATTGCCCGACGGCGAGCAACTCGCCGCCTGGGTTGCCGAGGCCGGCTACGAGGGCATCGATCTCGGACCGATCGGCCTCTTCGGCGATCGCGTCGAGCTGCCGCGCCTCCTCGAACGCCATGGACTCGCCCTCGCCGGTGGTTGGGTCGATTTTCCCTTCGCCGGCACCGACGAGCAGTTCGACCGGGCTCTCGCGGGGTACGCGCCAACGCTCGAACTGTTCGCAGCGGCCGGTGCCATCGCCCCCGATCGTGCTCCGAAGCCGACCCTCGCCGACTCCGGCTCGCCCGAGCGATCGGCGAGCCCCGGTGGTGCGCCCGAGCTCGAGCTCGACGACGCCCGCTGGGCGACCTTCGCCGCACGCGTGCAACGGGTGGCCGACGTCACTCGGGCGGCGGGACTCGAGCCCACATTCCACCACCACGCCAGCACCTACGTCGAGACGCCGCGGGAGATCGAGCGGTTCCTCGCCGACACCGACGTCGGCCTCACCTTCGACACCGGGCACCTCCTCGTCGGCGGCGGCGACCCGGTCTCCGACTTCCCCCGATGGGCCGACCGCATCAACCACGTGCACCTCAAGGACGCCGACCGTTCGGTGCTCGCCTCGGCGCGCGACTCGGCCGACCCCATGCGCGACATCTGGGAACGGCGCGTGTTCGTCGCCTTGGGCGAGGGCGACCTCGACGTCGACCGCATCGTCGACACGATCGTCGACTCGGGCTACGACGGCTGGATCGTCGTCGAGCAAGACGTGATCCTGCAGGACGCCGACGACGTCGCCAGGGCGCGCGCTGACCAGGTCGCGAACCGCGAGCGACTGCGGCGCTGGTTCGCGTGA